A genomic region of Amphiura filiformis chromosome 6, Afil_fr2py, whole genome shotgun sequence contains the following coding sequences:
- the LOC140154607 gene encoding uncharacterized protein, translating to MEEAAIVAEQYEAIRGTANMYSYPPPNNRHKERHLFKVVFFVCVISDHWYADPKPTFALIEAIRDAIDISENLTYRKDFLPILKTMGLKEPKIALATLLSKIKRKAAKAEKTGNWMELCTEMSDLTTQRDLIGPSCEFASITPQLLQEGDAISDTEITNRIIAELYQYRRTRSIKWKTVLEVWWPKLFPVQLDTPPMGTVINSWESVVKRKTLLIRDSSKIMQDNFLNAVYVHPSPKPVKYSIDIVLKKKIVLKKNCCCIRYMAFEQVLLSKYVAKEAIKQSQTPVTLLTDGTSKKHQSYVTMLDTGTYGIGLSDVQTETGETLLEEAILALTELLSLDELDKAETQHQATQLLLKVKNTMTDRCVVNKKFVRLLEDWREKNTFSDNCLEWSQ from the exons ATGGAAGAGGCAGCAATAGTGGCAGAACAGTACGAAGCCATCAGAGGTACGGCTAATATGTATTCCTATCCCCCTCCCAATAATAG GCACAAGGAAAGACATTTATTcaaagtggttttttttgtgtgtgtcatttcagATCATTGGTATGCTGATCCAAAGCCAACATTTGCACTGATTGAAGCCATTAGAGATGCCATTGACATTTCCGAGAACTTAACCTACAGAAAAGACTTCCTACCAATCCTGAAAACCATGGGCTTGAAAGAACCCAAAATAGCTTTAGCGACGTTGTTGTCAAAGATCAAGCGTAAAGCAGCGAAAGCTGAAAAGACTGGCAACTGGATGGAATTGTGCACTGAAATGAGTGATCTCACAACACAAAGAGACTTGATAGGACCGTCATGTGAGTTTGCATCTATAACACCGCAGTTGCTGCAGGAAGGAGATGCAATTTCTGACACTGAGATCACTAATCGCATCATAGCTGAATTATACCAGTACCGCAGAACAAGATCGATAAAATGGAAAACAGTTTTGGAAGTGTGGTGGCCAAAACTTTTTCCTGTGCAGCTAGACACTCCACCCATGGGAACAGTTATCAATAGTTGGGAGAGTGTTGTAAAGAGAAAGACACTCCTTATTAGAGATTCATCCAAGATAATGCAGGACAATTTTCTTAATGCTGTATATGTTCATCCTTCACCAAAGCCAGTAAAGTATTCCATTGACATTGTTTTAAAAAAGAAGATTGTTTTAAAAAAGAA TTGTTGCTGTATCAGGTATATGGCTTTTGAACAGGTGCTTCTttcaaaatatgttgcaaaagaAGCTATTAAACAAAGCCAAACACCTGTCACACTTCTGACTGATGGTACCAGCAAAAAGCATCAGTCCTATGTGACTATGCTCGACACGGGAACTTATGGCATAGGCCTTAGTGATGTTCAAACAGAGACTGGAGAGACACTTCTGGAAGAGGCCATCTTGGCATTGACTGAACTGCTTAGTTTAGATGAGCTTGACAAAGCTGAAACTCAACACCAGGCAACACAACTCTTATTGAAGGTGAAGAACACAATGACAGACCGTTGTGTTGTCAATAAGAAATTTGTGAGGTTGCTGGAGGACTGGCGCGAAAAAAACACTTTCAGTGACAACTGTTTGGAATGGTCTCAGTGA